The following proteins are encoded in a genomic region of Phragmites australis chromosome 9, lpPhrAust1.1, whole genome shotgun sequence:
- the LOC133929600 gene encoding aspartic proteinase nepenthesin-2-like, which yields MGRSLPLVVRAVVVLFLEVQRAGKEEVKCAGKEEVKRAGKDFLKSLFGGQNIDGKLENAADTTGLFIFNLSVGTPSPQNISSILDITSSLVWSQCAPCTACLPPPAPTFQPNLSPTFVKLPCGSQTCQQVLKQTCAADATDDSCGYIAIYDEDTNTTGYLATDTFTFDSTQIPGLVFGCSSTSVGDFSGASGIFGFNRGPLSLVSQLHLSWFSYFLAPEDFDSGVFFQLGGDDNVTWTQNSPSTRLLTSPLHPDLYFVNLTGIRVNGEDLDIPAGTFDFRANGSGGAFLSTTMPVTFLEEAAYNIVRQAFVNSIASQPVNGSELGLDLCYTMQSNVTVPKLTLVFHGTNATMELNKYNYFFADNTTGLECLSILPSPAGVSLSLLGSLLQTGTIMTYDITNEKLIFETAAEPPASSLGSRASLMMVFPLAVCMGAAILAI from the exons ATGGGCCGGAGCCTCCCGCTGGTAGTGAGAGCAGTAGTTGTTCTTTTCCTG GAGGTGCAACGCGCGGGGAAAGAGGAGGTGAAATGCGCGGGGAAAGAGGAGGTGAAACGCGCGGGGAAAGACTTCCTCAAGTCGCTTTTCGGAGGCCAGAACATCGACGGCAAACTGGAGAACGCGGCCGACACCACGGGTCTCTTCATCTTCAACCTCTCCGTTGGTACGCCGTCCCCGCAGAACATATCCAGTATCCTTGATATCACCAGCTCGCTTGTGTGGTCGCAGTGCGCGCCCTGCACCGCCTGcttgccgccgccggcgccaacCTTCCAGCCCAATCTGTCGCCCACCTTCGTCAAGCTTCCCTGCGGCAGCCAGACGTGCCAGCAAGTGCTCAAGCAGACATGCGCCGCTGACGCCACGGACGACTCCTGCGGCTACATCGCCATCTACGACGAGGACACCAACACGACCGGCTACCTCGCCACCGATACGTTCACGTTTGATAGCACCCAAATTCCCGGCTTGGTGTTCGGCTGCAGCAGCACGAGCGTCGGCGACTTCTCCGGCGCGTCCGGCATCTTCGGCTTCAATAGGGGACCCCTGTCCCTGGTGTCGCAGCTCCACCTCTCCTGGTTCTCCTACTTCTTGGCACCCGAAGACTTTGACAGCGGCGTCTTCTTCCAATTAGGTGGTGATGACAATGTGACGTGGACGCAGAACAGCCCCTCTACTCGTCTCCTCACCAGCCCCCTACACCCTGACCTCTACTTTGTCAACCTCACCGGCATAAGAGTCAACGGCGAGGACCTGGACATCCCGGCCGGGACGTTCGACTTCCGGGCAAACGGATCCGGCGGGGCGTTCCTGAGCACGACCATGCCAGTAACGTTCCTCGAGGAGGCCGCGTACAACATCGTAAGGCAGGCTTTCGTCAACAGTATCGCGTCGCAGCCAGTCAACGGTTCAGAACTGGGCCTTGACCTGTGCTACACAATGCAATCCAACGTGACGGTCCCGAAGCTCACGTTGGTGTTCCACGGCACGAACGCGACTATGGAGCTCAACAAGTACAACTACTTCTTCGCCGACAACACCACCGGCCTGGAATGCCTGAGCATACTGCCGTCGCCGGCGGGTGTGTCGCTCTCGCTCCTGGGCAGCTTGCTGCAGACGGGCACGATCATGACTTACGACATCACCAACGAGAAGCTCATTTTCGAGACTGCGGCTGAGCCGCCGGCGTCCTCTCTCGGCTCTCGCGCGTCCCTGATGATGGTATTCCCTTTGGCAGTATGCATGGGTGCTGCTATTCTAGCTATATAG